In Brassica napus cultivar Da-Ae chromosome A3, Da-Ae, whole genome shotgun sequence, the sequence GGACCTTTGGCTGGTTCGATcacgaaactaatattacaaataatatattgtgAAGACTTACATTACATCTATTCTTCTTTCAGTGTTTGCTGCTGAACATAAGTTACTGCCCCGCAAGCGAAATCAACTTATCCGAGGGAAAAAGTTTGGTAAGCAGAAAATTATTGTTCCTATCAGTTTTCATCTCATCTATTATAGCTATCTGTGCCTCCTTCTTGAACTTgcacttcttctttttcttctttgcagACCGTATTGGCTTATAATCCACTAGGATGGAAGCGAGTGGACATTGTCCGGCTTCCTGTGAGTCAGTCAAGTTCTTGTTCGTTAAAAATCACTTTATGTTTGAAACAACTATCTGACAGATCTTTGGTAGGTTGTGGACGGAGACATTGCGGTGCATGACTCTGAGGGACACGAAGTTGAGTCTCAGCTCGTTCCATTTACGGATGAATATGCGGCGTTAAGGAGCTATCACGTGGAGGCGTACTTAGGTCATGCCCCTACGCAGGTGCCAAAGTATTGGCTTGTGTTTTCGGTTTCTGTGCCTCCTCTTGGTTTCACTACTTACACTATCTCCACTGCTAAGAAAACAGGTACAATGGTGAAGACATATCTATTTGGTCTAATGTAACAAGCTTTTGAACTTGATCCATTATCACTTTTTGTTCCTAGGTGGATATTCTAGCAAATCACATGTCTCCAGATACCAAAACGGCGAACAATCAACTGTTGACGTTGGTCATGAGCATCTGAAGCTTAGTTTCTCCACTGATCAAGGGAAAGGAATCAATTATTATAACAGCAGAACCTCGGTATGTCATTATTTTTCAAACATTAACTTGCAATGATCCATAAATCTTTTTTCATTTGTAAAGATGACAGAACCACTAAAACAGACGTTTAGCTACTACTCTTCATACAATGGAACAAATGACAAAGAACCTCAGGTAAgtggatatttttattttctacacTTTCCTTTCCTGGCTAAAGTTCAGTACACTTACCCCATGTTTTCTCTGGCCTTCTTGTCTGGTTTGCAACTACTAGAACTCGGGTGCGTATGTTTTCCGTCCAAATGGCACATTCCCCATCACACCGGAAGGACAGGTTCATACTCACTTCTAAAAGATATTAATCTTTCAAACGAATCATAGAAAAGAGTTTCAATGTTAACAAACCGTCTCAATTTTCAGGTTCCTTTGACTGTTATACGTGGGCCACTGGTGGATGAAGTTCATCAACAAATAAATCCGTGGATCTCTCAGGTACCTATGCTCTCAGTGTGTTCTGTACTTCTCTTTCACACTAAAGTGTCTGCATATACAGACTCTTGCAGAAGTGCAGACTATAGATTCTTATACTGTCTAACTTTATCATTGTCTGTAGGTCACTAGAGTTTACAAGGGCAAGGAGCATGTGGAAGTTGAATTTATTGTAAGCCCTGATACATTTAACTATCACtttaccacttttcatgtctTATATTCCATTGTAAAAGGCTTTGGCATCATCTTGGGTGTGTAGGTTGGTAATATACCGATTAAAGATGGAGTTGGCAAAGAAGTCGTGACCCAGATCTCAAGTTCCCTGAAAAGCGACAAGACTTTCTACACAGACTCAAGTGGCCGTGACTATATCAAAAGGGTATGATCtccattttctcttcttttgtgTAGTTGAATGAACTAAAACATTGTTTTGCAGATCCGTGATTATCGTTCAGACTGGAAGCTAGAAGTCAACCAACCTGTTGCAGGAAATTACTACCCGGTATGGAGATCACTGACACTGATCCAGTAGTTTTTACAATTCTCTGCAAATGATCAGTTgagtataaattatatttccTTCTCAGATAAATCATGGAATATACCTGCAAGATAGTCAGAAGGAGTTCTCAGTGATGGTGGACAGAGCGATTGGAGGGTCGAGCATTGTGGACGGACAAGTTGAGCTTATGCTTCATAGGTATTGAACAATAGTCAAcatcaaaaaaattcattaacgTTCTCTCCATGGGTCTAATCAGACTATATCACCTCAAATCACAGGAGACTGCTCCTAGATGACTCTAGAGGTGTAGCTGAGTCTCTGAACGAGACAACGTGTGTTAAAGACAAGTGTACTGGACTAACTGTAAGGACATacactataaaaaaattatgcacTTTAAGAACACATTCTGTTTCTCCTGGTCTAAGTTGCAGGTTCTGAAAATTACTACAGATCCAAGGAAAATATTACTATAGAATCGATCCATCTGGAGAAGGTGCAAAATGGCGAAGAACTTTCGGACAAGAGATCTACTCCCCACTCCTCTTGGCCTTTGCTCATCAGGTGAAAACAAGAGTAAAAGGCCTAACCAGTGTGTTACTATATAGCTGTCTAAAGCATTTATAGAAcgtatgtttaaaatgttttaggATGATGGAAAGCCGATGAGTTTTGGTGCAGCATCATTCTCGGGGATTGATTCATCCTACAGTTTACCAGACAATGTCGCACTTCTTACTCTTCAGGTGCCTCTTTTGTAGACTCAAAAGTGATAGATCTTTTGGATGAACTGAGTAGATAACGTTTTGTTCACAATTTTCAGGAACTGGATGATGGGAACGTGCTCCTGCGTCTAGCTCATCTTTATGAggtattaataaattaatatcaaGTTCTGTCTGTGGGTTTGGTAGTAGAATAAATCATCCGAGGTTTGTGGTATCAGGTGGGAGAGGACAAAGATCTTTCAGGAGTGGCAACAGTGGAACTGAAGAAGCTATTCCCCGGCAAAAAGGTAACAAGCATTTTTAAAAAGATGGTGTTGTTTTGAggtggaaaataattaaaaaaacgtGTGTTACAGATAGCGAAAGTGACTGAGATGAGCCTGTCAGCAAATCAAGAAAGAAGcgtgatggagaagaagaggtTGGTGTGGAAAGTAGAAGGTGAAGGATCTAGTGAAGAAATGAAGAATGtgaagagaggaagagaaatAGATCCAAGAAAGCTAGTGATGGAGCTTTACCCTATGGAGATTAGGACAGTGTTGATCCGCTTGGAGCGTCCACCTTCCCACTCTCACGTATACAGATTCGATGCTTGAGACACAAGCAAAGCCTAAATAAGTGAGTTTCAAGAATAAAGAGTCTCATGCCTCGTTCCTCTTGTATTTCTACTTTAGACGTTTAGTAACTTTAATAAAAGATGAGTTGAGTTCACATAACTTACCATTATGCTATCAACAAGGGAtacatcaaattttttattcataagAAGAAAGTGTTCCTTGcaaaacaagaaagaaataGAGAAGCTACTACGTTCTTCGCTTGGCGGTGGCGGTTGAAGAGGAGGAAGTGTTGCCTTCAAAGAGCTGGTCGATGAGATCCTCTATATCCTCAGGCTGGTACTTAACATACTTCTCTGTCTGACGACCAGGATCCAAGTACTGTCCAAACCTAGCCATGAAGGCCCTATAGGCAGGTATCATCACCGCGGTTATAGAAACCCTCAGCTCACTCTGCAGCTGCTCATCATTAACCACCCAAGTGGTCTGCGTCTTGTGTATCTCGTCGAACGTCGCATTAAAGCTCTTGAACCTCTCCTTCAAATTAGGCTTCACTATCTTGTTGTTGTGCATCAGCCCCTCGTGCCCCAAGAATCCCAGCAGCTTCCCCCACGTCTCTCTCTGGTAGTTCTTGTGATAAGTCCTCAGCTCCGACGACCTCTTCCTGCACCATGTGTCTCCCATCACCTCGTGAATCTCCGCCGATCCTTTGATCTTCTGCACTATGTATCTCCCGTTGTTCATCATGAAGATGCAGCTCAGTGGTATATCTTTGTACAGCTTCGACTTCGCCTCCATGTTCCCGTCCAACAGGTCCATGATCCTCATCAGCTGGTTCGCAAAGGCTCTCTCCGTagactcctcctcctccatcttGGAGTGAGACTTGAACACTTGCTCCAACGTGCCTTTGTATTCGCACGAGTACTTGAGGTAGTTCATGGTGTACCTGGTGAGGGGGTGCACCGCGCCCCCTGGCACAGGGGTCTTGCTAGAATCTGATTTGATAGAGTTCTCGAGATCCGAGAATATGTTAATAGCTGTCTCTCCTAAGCGGGAGCGAGCGCTGGTCACCTCGCTCCTCAGCTCGCTGCGGAGCTCTTCAGTGAAGAGCTCCTCAATGGCTGGGAAGCCGTCTCTAAGAGTCTCGTAGATGTCAAGGATCTTGAAGAGCTTCTCGGTGGACCGTCTGGTCATGGCCACGGCCTCGGCGAAGCCCAAGAACTGGATGGCTAGCCCGTGCGTGACGATGTTGAACAAGCTCCCCTCGTCCCCTGGGAAGATCTTCTCCGCGAGTTTGAGCTCCCCAGGGAAGAAGAGGGAAGAGCAGTCTTTAACAGTCTTGTTCCAAATAGGTATCTCTGTCTCCAGCTCTCCCCAGCTCATCTTCTGAACCTCGTCTATGCTCACTTTCTCAAACTCACACTCTTGTTTCAACGTACGCATCAAGATGTTCCTTCTCCCGACCAAGTAAGCCTCTTTGCACTCGCATCCGTACCCTGCTCCTTTCATCCTCTCCACTATCTTCCTCAGCAAGACAACCATCTCTTCAGAGTAGCCAGGGTATTCAATCTTCTCATCGCCGCCTTCAGGAACGTTGTTTACATTGTCCTGATCTTGCGAGTCGTTGTGGTGATCTTGTTGATCCTCCGTGACCACCGCAGGCTCCTTGATCACAGACTCTTCTAAAAGGACACGGAACTCATCTTCCAAAAAGGCCATCGCACGCTGCTGGATCGATCCAGCGTGGTTGATCAACGACTCGTGATGGTCCAAACAAGATTTGGTGTTGAGCAACAGCTCCATAAGCTTTGAGACACGATCAACAGCTTCGAGAAGGGAAGATACCTCCTCTGGATCTTGATACCACGTCGTTTTAGGGTCGACGGTGTCGTGTTTGGAGAGTTTATCCTCGAAGAGATCCAAGAACTTGCCAACGAACTGCGGGATCTGAAAATAATTACCTTCCTCTCCTTTCTCCTCCTCGGTGACGTCTTTGTGCTCCTCTTTGTGAAGGGAGAGGCTCGCGAGAAGCTGGTCGAGCTCTTCGGATAAGGACTCGATGGTTTGAGGAATCTCTGGTGGTGCTTCTTCTTGTCCTAATGGTGAGTTAACCTTGTCGGCATTGTCTCCTGGATCGACGTGATCTGTCTCAGCATTACTACCATCGACATTCTCTTTTTTATCAACATCGACATCATCTGAAACGGTGTCTCCTTTCTCCTCTTCCTTAGATTTGTCATTATTATGATCATCATCATGATGAAGATCAGGGTCCTTGTCGTTCTTCTCCATAGcttattagtattattatttacGTAAAGCTTAAAAATTGTTAAGAAAAGAGAGACTCATGTGTTGTGTTTTCGTTTAGACATTAGGCTTTGTGGTTTGTGTGGTTAGAGAGGCGATGAAGATGGTCGCAATGGATGAATCGAAGAAGTAGGGGAGCCTTGACTTTTTCTTTCATCTCAACACCAATACCGTGTGTTCTATTTTTAACCGgcaaatataaagaaaaatacctcgtaattatttaacttttgtttAAAATTGTACATAGATTAGCCGATATATTAAAGATTTAAATGGAAGGTATATATGAACAATGatttgatacaaaaaaaaagcgGATAACGTGGGATATGGTGCGCACGCATGTTCCTCACACAACTCTATTTATATACGTGCATGCATAAACCATTttcatttctttataaaaaaaaaagaaatatcagtCAAATAAGAGGATAGCTTGTGGAGGAGAAAGAAAAGGCTCATTAAAAACCCAAATAATAATTAGGCCTAGTAAACTTCGATGTTAAATGGTCCTTAATCAAGTCTTCCCTGACTTGCTTGCTTCAATAAACTAAACCAGTAGGGGGAACAAGTAGGCGGTGTTGTGTCTCATATTTTCCACACGTACAAATAAATGCGATTAAGCACACTtttacaaaagagagaaattaacttttttttttctttcaaaaaaataaagaaagaaattaaCATTTAGATCAGGCTAGAGTACTGTATGTTGTAAATTATTAATTGAATAGCCGGACGTGGGGTGGCTCACAACTGTCAAAAGAGATTTAACTTTTACTGTGTTAGATTTAATGGTATGGTTGAAGATCAGTTGGAATGTAAAACTGAAGGGAATAAATGATCAAGTTGTAACGAGTGAAAGAAACCTTTTGCATATGGAGTAAACACCAAACTTGTACGTTTCTCTCGTCCTtccatctcttcttttttttctaattttctgaatatgtatatacattttCTTGTAACTTTATAAGTCAATAAACATCCCTCAAATGCACCTTCCTTTTCTCTTACTCATGTAATCATCTTCCTTCTTATTATGAACTAACGAAATGTTCAGACAAAGAAGCCATTTCTacctttttgtcttttttttttaacactcaAACCATTTATATtacaaaactatataatatatatatatgtgtagtGTGTACCCATGGGGaatctatacatatatatatagaacccTCTCCTACTGTCATTTAGCTCACAAACAAAAGGCTACACgaatcttctttctctctccctccctccctcccttgTTTCCTCTTTTTAGATGGAATGATGGATACATGCTTgtaaagaattttaaaattttaaataatatttgaagAAACAGTTtataagaataagaagaagagacaAGATATGGAGGTGGACAAGAGTATAATGGTCAATGGAGGCATGAAGTTACCAGTTGGATACAGATTTCACCCAACAGAGCAGGAGCTCATCCTTCATTACTTGCTCCCAAAGGCCTTTGCTTCTCCTTTGCCTTCCTCCATCATCCCTGTCTTTGACGTTTTCTTCTCTCATCCTCTCACTTTCCCAGGTCTCTATCTATCTTTATTCCTTCTGTTTTAGCATATGTCTCCTGTTATTCTTTAACTGTTCAAATGGGTTGATAGAAGGGTTGTAACTTTACAGcagattatgttttttttttttttaatattatagtgtttgggtttttctttttttcagggGATCAAGAGGAGAGGCAGAGGTACTTCTTTTGCAAGAAGAGACAAGAAGTCTCAAGTAATGACCATAGAATCAAGATTTCATCTGGTAACGGTTATTGGAAACCTATCAGGAAAGAAAGAGACATCACTGCTTGTGGTAGAACAGTTGGGATTAGAAGAACACTTGTTTTCCGTGGAACAAACAATTCTTCTTCTAGTTCCAACAAAACCAGATGGTGCATGACAGAATATTGCCTTGCTGGGTTTTCATCAACTAAGGTAATGCTAGACCATAATAAGAAATAAGACTCTGAACTTTTAGACTAATAAGGTTTGATTTTGTATTGTAAAACAGATGTTTGGAGAATGGGCGGTGTACAAAGTGTATAAGAGGAAAGAACCAAAAGGAAGAAGACAGAGGAAACCAAGAGT encodes:
- the LOC106431236 gene encoding probable alpha-mannosidase At5g13980, with protein sequence MDLSKFLCWVVLLLGIFSSRVESRYMVYNTSHTMVQGKLNVHVVPHSHDDVGWLKTVDQYYVGSNNSIQVACVQNVLDSIVPALLADKNRRFIYVEQAFFQRWWNEQSEEIKSIVKGLIRSGQLEHINGGMCMHDEAAPHYIDMIDQTTLGHRFIIREFNVTPRIGWQIDPFGHSAVQAYLLGAEVGFDSVFFGRIDYQDREKRKGDKSLEVVWRGSKSLGSSSQIFAGAFPKNYEPPPGGFYYEITDDSPVVQDDPDLFDYNVQERVNAFVAAALDQANITRTNHIMFTMGTDFRYQYAHTWFRQMDKLLHYVNLDGRINALYSTPSIYTDAKHAANEAWPLKTEDYFPYADRINAYWTGYFTSRPALKRYVRVMSGYYLAARQLEFFKGRSEKGPNTDSLADALAIAQHHDAVSGTSKQHVANDYAKRLAIGYVEAESVVATSLAHLTKLDPATFQQCLLLNISYCPASEINLSEGKSLTVLAYNPLGWKRVDIVRLPVVDGDIAVHDSEGHEVESQLVPFTDEYAALRSYHVEAYLGHAPTQVPKYWLVFSVSVPPLGFTTYTISTAKKTGGYSSKSHVSRYQNGEQSTVDVGHEHLKLSFSTDQGKGINYYNSRTSMTEPLKQTFSYYSSYNGTNDKEPQNSGAYVFRPNGTFPITPEGQVPLTVIRGPLVDEVHQQINPWISQVTRVYKGKEHVEVEFIVGNIPIKDGVGKEVVTQISSSLKSDKTFYTDSSGRDYIKRIRDYRSDWKLEVNQPVAGNYYPINHGIYLQDSQKEFSVMVDRAIGGSSIVDGQVELMLHRRLLLDDSRGVAESLNETTCVKDKCTGLTIQGKYYYRIDPSGEGAKWRRTFGQEIYSPLLLAFAHQDDGKPMSFGAASFSGIDSSYSLPDNVALLTLQELDDGNVLLRLAHLYEVGEDKDLSGVATVELKKLFPGKKIAKVTEMSLSANQERSVMEKKRLVWKVEGEGSSEEMKNVKRGREIDPRKLVMELYPMEIRTVLIRLERPPSHSHVYRFDA
- the LOC125593435 gene encoding exocyst complex component EXO70B1-like, whose protein sequence is MEKNDKDPDLHHDDDHNNDKSKEEEKGDTVSDDVDVDKKENVDGSNAETDHVDPGDNADKVNSPLGQEEAPPEIPQTIESLSEELDQLLASLSLHKEEHKDVTEEEKGEEGNYFQIPQFVGKFLDLFEDKLSKHDTVDPKTTWYQDPEEVSSLLEAVDRVSKLMELLLNTKSCLDHHESLINHAGSIQQRAMAFLEDEFRVLLEESVIKEPAVVTEDQQDHHNDSQDQDNVNNVPEGGDEKIEYPGYSEEMVVLLRKIVERMKGAGYGCECKEAYLVGRRNILMRTLKQECEFEKVSIDEVQKMSWGELETEIPIWNKTVKDCSSLFFPGELKLAEKIFPGDEGSLFNIVTHGLAIQFLGFAEAVAMTRRSTEKLFKILDIYETLRDGFPAIEELFTEELRSELRSEVTSARSRLGETAINIFSDLENSIKSDSSKTPVPGGAVHPLTRYTMNYLKYSCEYKGTLEQVFKSHSKMEEEESTERAFANQLMRIMDLLDGNMEAKSKLYKDIPLSCIFMMNNGRYIVQKIKGSAEIHEVMGDTWCRKRSSELRTYHKNYQRETWGKLLGFLGHEGLMHNNKIVKPNLKERFKSFNATFDEIHKTQTTWVVNDEQLQSELRVSITAVMIPAYRAFMARFGQYLDPGRQTEKYVKYQPEDIEDLIDQLFEGNTSSSSTATAKRRT
- the LOC125593451 gene encoding NAC domain-containing protein 41-like; amino-acid sequence: MEVDKSIMVNGGMKLPVGYRFHPTEQELILHYLLPKAFASPLPSSIIPVFDVFFSHPLTFPGDQEERQRYFFCKKRQEVSSNDHRIKISSGNGYWKPIRKERDITACGRTVGIRRTLVFRGTNNSSSSSNKTRWCMTEYCLAGFSSTKMFGEWAVYKVYKRKEPKGRRQRKPRVRDAEEEEFTIGSNHEFGPPPPSPPTSADESGSII